Proteins encoded within one genomic window of Vespula vulgaris chromosome 16, iyVesVulg1.1, whole genome shotgun sequence:
- the LOC127069824 gene encoding inositol hexakisphosphate and diphosphoinositol-pentakisphosphate kinase isoform X21, which translates to MSYTELEHGYQGLRSASRPIFYVGDINSVQSNLIGPVASSIYRSSKRAELSEGCGNDDACMGGTELEGEGKQVLVGICAMAKKSQSKPMKEILTRLEEFEYIKIVVFPEEVILKESVEDWPIVDCLISFHSKGFPLDKAINYADLRNPFIINNLPMQYDIQDRRRVYAILESEGIEIPRYAVLDRDSADPKHHELVESEDHVEVNGVIFNKPFVEKPVSAEDHNIYIYYPTSAGGGSQRLFRKIGSRSSVYSPESRVRKTGSYIYEDFMPTDGTDVKVYTVGPDYAHAEARKSPALDGKVERDSEGKEIRYPVILSNAEKLISRKVCLAFKQTVCGFDLLRANGQSFVCDVNGFSFVKNSNKYYDDCAKILGNMILRELAPTLHIPWSVPFQLDDPPIVPTTFGKMMELRCVVAVIRHGDRTPKQKMKVEVRHPKFFEIFAKYDGYKHGHVKLKRPKQLQEILDTARSLLAEIQHRAAGPELEEKQGKLEQLKSVLEMYGHFSGINRKVQMKYQPRGRPRGSSSDDDRLGEPSLVLILKWGGELTPAGRIQAEELGRIFRCMYPGGQGRHLSGEYAGAQGLGLLRLHSTFRHDLKIYASDEGRVQMTAAAFAKGLLALEGELTPILVQMVKSANTNGLLDNDCDSSKYQNMVKTRLHELLQQDREFTREDREQINPGNALSINAAMDFVKNPVRCCQHVHALIQKLMDIVRIKKDDPKTKDAILYHGETWELMGRRWGKIEKDFCTKNKRFDISKIPDIYDCIKYDLQHNNHTLQFDHAEELYIYAKYLADIVIPQEYGLTVQEKLTIGQGICTPLLKKIRADLQRNIEESGEETVNRLNPRYSHGVSSPGRHVRTRLYFTSESHVHSLLTVLRYGGLLDVVKDEQWRRAMEYVSMVSELNYMSQIVVMLYEDPTKDPSSEERFHVELHFSPGVNCCVQKNLPPGPGFRPHSRNESSHNMGESGGSGQDSVSQCSTRIEEEDTELSILEDEIINPPVQAETSPTVGHDVVDSTLDSPTTSRGIDMMDLDPNMMDEPYDSGFLQSSAPIPISARTVAGHEAARLGSQLAASQRQRREREASVMVEPRARSYDHQHQEKAEKAADKLQYQSLDAVNKEEHSNYYKNTLNVPVYLGQPIALPHSVSSPELPIPLVQTSTPFSPPLITVHDIPLASPINYNSKKNTSAPSPPKDLLASDLDSYHLSSVNQEQLKNKKTYGGFHTEIILPNIKVDGESNDFDPMSESLSMVNSSSLSLSSHNNLCPIGTTISTVNVANPVENTNNSKRSRSLSPCPTRCLCYNCNVSELILQSRDLPPLERSNFRTYFVRSLSHKFFNCSCYTLANIWQNLSPNLSQCSSCCDIVSSTDSLAQNRGQFLNPSCSLVHLASHSNHKIYKKHYLIPISPEKQISGSQSPIESPSKCNCIFSQRHYLRRDSHGTDLSMLNEAKSASTEEPISHVLRRSNSCPNIITRFNLELVVSHSDPHSYLGNDSSSISSCPQNRRRYSCSDTKKQNVSQHLTDNGILHGHVHSNNSHYHESSHCKSNNHQPKCPRAPFSQLQPQRSFSSPDTRPSIIQPDPTCTARRHRHSISGQMSYFKLLGYNVSKKLTGSTNSLFSTAVISGSSSAPNLKDMIPPHAMIPPHVAAIEGFGGVPPIRPLETLHNALSLRQLDSFLEMMTSAPLFRTPASSPPKYPSPGGSVNPNLNVGGISREYQSSDLEAVRYCKKLNKVPLYITPTPIQYKSCGDGDTCDIRNQPSPTSPNSTGWSSEPQSFLSSEPSSPAPTSTGECSMSISLISNDGAPSYSGAPKFPTTPGLDLDFNDFCMNIDQENHEGRGSVSYTDYYSNEDGQIRKGPSYTSTTQKTVVSSDDLPIDTVDDDEEHTLTLRQTEAQKKQDVKLLFEQVENPNATKSTVGYKKIGRFRVESMEISDDDVRIKEPSSVCSSSDKNKLLTLQKMETTNVERGPTHRSKETRHKRKNFSRSQSVSTPKTFVAKSDTNFSFKSVKSKESFSAMTDKDLEKWKLSKTKSDPSTSCTETQKEPILTMASSLTDSPSVTIGFDIQDEKNE; encoded by the exons GCCGAACTGTCAGAAGGGTGTGGTAATGATGATGCGTGTATGGGGGGTACTGAACTTGAAGGAGAAGGGAAACAAGTTCTGGTTGGAATATGTGCAATGGCTAAAAAATCGCAGAGTAAAccgatgaaagaaattttaacacGACTTGAagaatttgaatatattaagATTGTTGTATTCCCAGAAGAAgttattttaaaa GAATCAGTAGAAGATTGGCCTATAGTTGATTGTTTAATAAGTTTTCATAGCAAAGGATTTCCTCTTGATAAAGCTATTAATTATGCTGATCTTCGAAATcctttcataattaataatcttccAATGCAATATGACATTcaa gaTCGTAGAAGAGTCTATGCTATACTAGAAAGTGAGGGTATAGAAATTCCACGGTATGCTGTATTAGATAGGGATTCTGCTGATCCAAAAC ATCACGAGTTAGTTGAATCCGAGGATCATGTTGAAGTCAATGGGGTTATTTTTAACAAACCATTCGTGGAGAAGCCTGTATCTGCTGAAGAtcataacatttatatttattacccAACATCTGCTGGTGGAGGTAGTCAAAGATTATTTagaaaa aTAGGAAGCCGTAGTAGTGTATACTCTCCAGAATCTCGAGTTCGGAAAACAGGCTCTTATATTTATGAAGATTTTATGCCCACTGATGGTACAGATGTAAAAGTATATACTGTAGGTCCTGATTATGCACATGCAGAAGCTAGAAAAAGTCCAGCATTAGATGGTAAAGTTGAAAGAGATTCAGAAGGCAAAGAAATTCGTTATCCTGTTATATTGAGTAAtgctgaaaaattaataagtagAAAAGTTTGTTTGGCCTTTAAACAAACAGTTTGTGGTTTCGATTTATTAAG AGCAAATGGACAGTCATTTGTTTGTGATGTTAATGGATTTAGCTTCGTAAAAAATtccaataaatattatgatgATTGTgcgaagatattgggaaatatgATATTAAGAGAATTAGCACCAACTTTACATATTCCATGGAGTGTACCATTTCAGTTAGATGATCCACCTATAGTACCAACTACGTTTGGCAAAat GATGGAACTACGTTGCGTTGTGGCGGTCATAAGGCATGGTGATAGAACACCAAAGCAGAAGATGAAAGTAGAAGTTCGTCATCCTAA GTTTTTCGAGATATTTGCAAAATATGATGGTTACAAACATGGTCATGTAAAATTGAAGCGACCGAAACAATTACAAGAAATATTAGATACCGCACGTAGTTTGTTAGCAGAAATACAGCATCGTGCAGCAGGTCCTGaattagaagaaaagcaaGGGAAATTAGAACAGTTAAAAAGTGTACTAGAAAT GTATGGTCATTTTTCTGGTATAAATCGTAAAGTACAAATGAAGTATCAACCACGTGGGAGACCGAGGGGAAGTTCTTCCGACGATG atcGACTGGGAGAACCATCTCTTGTTCTAATACTTAAATGGGGCGGCGAATTAACACCAGCTGGACGTATTCAAGCCGAAGAATTAGGAAGAATATTTCGTTGCATGTATCCTGGTGGTCAAGGTAGACACCTTAGTG GTGAATATGCTGGAGCTCAAGGACTAGGTTTACTTCGTCTTCATTCTACATTTCGTCATGATTTAAAGATATATGCAAGTGATGAAGGAAGAGTTCAAATGACTGCAGCTGCTTTTGCAAAGGGATTACTTGCATTAGAGGGTGAACTTACGCCAATTTTGGTGCAAATGGTTAAAAGTGCGAACACAAATGGACTTCTTGATAACGATTGTGATAGCAgcaaatatcaaaatat GGTTAAAACTCGTTTACACGAATTATTACAACAAGACAGAGAATTTACTCGTGAAGATCGAGAACAAATTAATCCAGGAAACGCATTAAGTATCAATGCAGCCAtggattttgttaaaaatccTGTTAGATGTTGTCAACATGTTCATGCACTGATTCAAAAACTTATGGATATCGTACGCATAAAAAAGGATGATCCAAAGACAAAAG acgCAATACTTTATCACGGAGAAACGTGGGAATTAATGGGACGTCGCTggggaaaaatagaaaaagatttttgtacgaagaacaaaagatttgatatatcaaaaattcCAGATATTTACGATTGCATTAAATATGACTTGCAGCATAATAATCATACCTTACAATTTGATCATGcagaagaattatatatttatgcgaAATATCTTGCAGATATTGTTATACCTCAg gaaTATGGATTAACTGTACAAGAAAAGCTTACAATAGGTCAAGGTATTTGTACGcctcttttaaaaaaaataagagcaGATTTACAGAGAAATATTGAAGAGTCTGGAGAAGAAACAGTTAATAGATTAAATCCAAG ATATTCCCATGGTGTTTCAAGTCCTGGTCGACACGTACGTACGAGACTATATTTTACAAGTGAAAGTCACGTACACTCTTTGCTTACCGTCTTGCGTTATGGTGGCTTGCTTGAT GTAGTAAAAGATGAACAATGGAGAAGAGCCATGGAGTATGTCAGTATGGTTTCTGAATTAAATTACATGTCACAAATTGTAGTTATGTTATATGAAGATCCAACTAAAGACCCTAGTTCAGAAGAACGATTTCACGTTGAACTACATTTTAGTCCTGGTGTTAATTGTTGCGTTCAAAAAAATTTACCACCTGGACCAGGATTTAGACCACATTCTCGTAACGAAAGTAGTCACAACATG GGAGAAAGTGGTGGTTCTGGACAAGATAGCGTGTCACAATGCAGTACACGtatagaagaggaagatacTGAATTAAGCATTCTAGAGGATGAGATAATAAATCCACCAGTACAAGCT gaAACTTCTCCTACTGTGGGACATGATGTCGTAGATTCAACGTTAGATAGTCCTACAACTAGTAGAGGTATCGATATGATGGATTTGGATCCTAATATGATGGACGAACCATATGATAGTGGATTTTTACAAAGTTCCGCACCTATTCCGATTAG TGCAAGAACAGTCGCTGGTCACGAAGCCGCAAGACTTGGTAGTCAATTAGCAGCTAGTCAAAGACAGAGACGTGAAAGAGAAGCAAGTGTTATGGTGGAACCACGTGCTCGTAGCTATGATCATCAACATCAAGAAAAGGCTGAAAAGG CTGCGGACAAGCTGCAGTATCAGAGCTTGGACGCGGTCAACAAAGAAG aacattCAAATTACTATAAAAACACTTTGAATGTGCCTGTGTACCTGGGACAGCCTATAGCTTTACCACACTCAGTTAGCTCACCAGAATTACCTATTCCTTTGGTTCAAACTTCCACCCCATTTTCACCTCCTTTGATAACCGTACATGATATTCCTTTAGCTTCACCTATCaattataattcaaaaaaaaatacaagtgcACCATCTCCACCGAAAGATCTATTAGCGTCAGACCTCGATAGTTATCATCTCTCTTCTGTGAATCAGGAACAattgaaaaacaagaaaacataTGGAGGTTTCCATACAGAGATAATTCTACCTAATATTAAAGTGGATGGTGAGTCAAATGATTTTGATCCTATGTCAGAATCTCTGTCAATGgttaattcttcttctttatcactTTCTTCTCACAATAATTTATGTCCCATAGGAACAACAATTTCGACTGTCAATGTTGCAAATCCGGTTGAAAATACTAACAATTCTAAACGATCACGATCTTTATCACCTTGTCCTACGAGATGTCTTTGTTATAATTGTAACGTTTCTGAGTTGATTTTACAGAGCAGAGATCTTCCTCCTTTAGAACGTTCTAACTTTAGGACCTATTTTGTACGATCTCTTTCGCATAAATTCTTTAATTGTTCCTGTTATACGTTGGCTAATATATGGCAAAACTTATCGCCAAATCTTTCTCAATGTTCTTCTTGTTGCGACATAGTTTCTTCGACCGATAGCCTTGCACAAAATCGTGGTCAATTCCTAAATCCTTCGTGTTCTTTAGTCCATCTTGCATCTCATtctaatcataaaatatataaaaagcatTATTTAATTCCCATTTCACCAGAGAAACAAATATCTGGTTCGCAGTCTCCCATTGAATCACCATCCAAGTGTAATTGCATTTTTTCACAAAGACACTATCTAAGAAGAGATAGTCACGGCACGGATTTATCAATGTTGAATGAAGCGAAAAGTGCATCGACAGAGGAACCTATTTCTCATGTATTGAGAAGATCAAACTCATGtccaaatataataacaagatTTAATTTAGAACTTGTAGTATCTCATTCTGATCCTCATAGTTACCTTGGCAATGATAGTTCTTCCATATCCTCTTGTCCTCAGAATCGCAGGCGATATTCTTGTTCTgatacaaaaaaacaaaatgtctCACAGCACTTGACAGACAATGGTATTCTGCATGGTCATGTTCACAGTAACAATAGTCACTACCATGAATCCTCTCATTGCAAATCAAATAACCATCAGCCTAAGTGTCCACGTGCACCATTTTCCCAACTCCAGCCTCAACGATCCTTCTCATCCCCAGACACACGACCTTCGATCATTCAACCTGACCCTACCTGCACAGCAAGGCGCCACCGTCACAGTATCTCCGGACAGATGAGTTATTTCAAGCTGCTGGGATATAACGTTAGCAAGAAGTTGACCGGCTCAACAAACAGTCTCTTCAGTACTGCAGTAATCAGTGGATCTTCCAGTGCTCCGAATCTTAAAGATATGATTCCACCGCATGCTATGATTCCACCACATGTTGCtg CGATAGAAGGTTTTGGCGGCGTTCCTCCGATAAGACCATTGGAAACCCTTCATAATGCATTGTCTTTGCGTCAACTGGATTCATTTCTTGAAATGATGACAAGTGCACCTTTGTTTCGAACTCCTGCTTCTTCACCTCCAAAATATCCATCACCTGGGGGCTCAGTCAATCCAAATCTTAACGTAGGAGGCATTAGTCGCGAGTACCAATCTTCCGACTTGGAAGCCGTCAGGTACtgtaagaaattaaataaagtacCCTT GTATATAACACCAACTCCAATTCAATACAAATCTTGTGGCGATGGAGACACGTGTGACATCAGAAATCAGCCATCACCCACAAGTCCAAATA GTACAGGATGGAGTAGCGAACCACAATCATTTCTATCTTCCGAACCATCATCCCCTGCACCAACATCGACAGGAGAATGCAGTATGTCTATCAGTTTAATTAGTAATGATGG AGCACCATCATACAGTGGAGCCCCAAAGTTTCCCACAACTCCAGGTCTTGATCTtgatttcaatgatttttgtATGAATATAGATCAAGAGAATCACGAAGGTCGGGGTAGTGTTTCATATACAGATTATTATAGCAACGAAGACGGTCAAATCCGTAAAGGTCCATCTTATACAAGTACTACGCAAAAGACAGTAGTTTCATCGGACGATCTTCCTATCGATACAGTTGATGACGACGAAGAACATACATTAACGTTGCGTCAAACCGAAGCACAGAAAAAGCaagatgttaaattattattcgaacaaGTAGAAAATCCTAATGCGACAAAATCAACTGTtggttataaaaaaataggaag ATTTCGCGTTGAGAGTATGGAAATATCAGATGACGACGTTAGAATCAAAGAGCCTAGCAGTGTATGTTCATCTTCGGATAAGAATAAATTACTTACCTTGCAAAAAATGGAAACTACTAACGTAGAAAGAGGTCCAACTCACAGAAGTAAAGAGACCAGGcataaaaggaagaattttTCACGATCGCAAAGCGTGTCAACGCCAAAAACGTTTGTTGCTAAATCTGATACAAATTTTAGTTTTAAATCCGTCAAGTCTAAAGAAAGCTTCTCAGCAATGACAGATAAAGATTTGGAGAAATGGAAATTAAGCAAAACCAAGTCAGATCCTTCTACCTCATGTACAGAAACTCAGAAAGAACCGATATTAACTATGGCTAGCAGTTTAACAGATAGCCCTAGTGTAACTATTGGATTTGACATACAAGATGAAAAAAACGAATAG